TCAAAGATATGTGGTATCAAACAAGCGTAACGGAGATATTAGGTATTGATTATCCTATCATGCAGGGGCCGTTTGGCGGTAACCTCTCGTCAGTACAGTTGGTGTCTGCTGTTTCAAATGCCGGTGGATTGGGTGGTTATGGCGCCTATACGAATAGTCCGCAGGAAATCGCGGAGATAGACAAACATATAAGAGCCGCTACCAATAAGCCATACAATCTCAACTTGTGGGTTTCAGATACAGATGTGGCAGGAGCAGATGGAACGGTTACTGATGAAGAATATCAGCGGGCTACCCGGTTGTTTAAACCTTACTTCGATGAATTGGAGGTGCCTTTACCGGCTAAGCCCGTACCTTTTCGATCCAGGTTTGAAAATCAGTTGCAGGTAGTACTTGACATCCGGCCTAAAGTATTCAGTTATATGTTTGGTACACTGACAGCCGATATTTTGGAACAATGCCGCAGAAGGGGGATTATCACTGTAGGAGCTGCTACAACGTTGGATGAAGCCATTGCATTGGAAGCAACAGGTACAGATATGATCATCGCTTCGGGGTTTGAAGCAGGTGGCCATCGACCTTCTTTCCTGCGGTCATCTGAAGCTTCAGTAACAGGGACATTTGTTTTGGTACAAT
The genomic region above belongs to Chitinophaga sp. 180180018-3 and contains:
- a CDS encoding nitronate monooxygenase produces the protein MWYQTSVTEILGIDYPIMQGPFGGNLSSVQLVSAVSNAGGLGGYGAYTNSPQEIAEIDKHIRAATNKPYNLNLWVSDTDVAGADGTVTDEEYQRATRLFKPYFDELEVPLPAKPVPFRSRFENQLQVVLDIRPKVFSYMFGTLTADILEQCRRRGIITVGAATTLDEAIALEATGTDMIIASGFEAGGHRPSFLRSSEASVTGTFVLVQLIREKVKIPVIAAGGIATGAGISAALTLGADAVQIGTAFLACEESNVLPVHREMLFSERAKYTTLTRAFTGRLGRGLTGRIAEELKGKEVEFLPFPLQSQFMSFLRKAALDKEKWDMIQFWGGQIAPILKHRKADELMGALVKDTTALFEK